The sequence TACCAGGGAAGAACTGATGCACTTACGTGAGTTGAAGACTGGTCAGTCTTGATTCGGCTTGCTGCAGATGCACGCTGCCGGAGGCTTCGGTCTCGTAGGTCGACTTTTCCAGCTTGCCCTCGTCGGCCTTGTATCGCTCTTGCACCGTCTTGCAGCTCTATAGTGGGGAACGCGAGGAACAGTTGAAAGTCAGTATCAATGCTATCTGTGCATATCGTCTTAATTGCGCCGAATGACCTACCTTTTCGTATTCGGCTGCTTGTCTGGACAACGCTTCGCAACGCTCGCGATCAGAGGCAAGCTGTGTTTCTTGTTCGGAAAGCGTCTCCTGCAGCTTTTCATACTCTTCCTGCATCGCGAGTCGCTTCTTAGATGCATGGCGGTACTTGTCGGCCTCCTGGGACCGCAACGTTTCAATTTGGCGACGGAAGGAGCCCTTGATATCGACACCGGCTTGCAACATGGTGGACGGATTGGAAGGAGTCAgttcgagctcctcgatcaCGCTTCCAGATGCCAGCCTGTAAGGTAGCAGCGATATGGAGCGCGCCAGGGGGTTGAACTTGGAGATTCGGTCTTCGGTATCGGCTTGCTTCTTTGCGATGGCAATCTCGAGGGACCATCCATCGCCGGCGGCcttcttgttctgctcgccgagcacTTCGAGACGCTTGGTCAGACGGTTTCTCTCGGCCAGCATCCTTTCGTACTCTTCTGCAGACATTTCCTGCGCATTGACCTGTTCTTGCAAGTCGACTCTGCGTTTGGTTTTGTCGTCAATCTCCTTTTCAGCAAGAGCGATTTCCTTGATGAGCCTCTCGATGGCCTTCTTGgtcttgtcgagcttgggaACGAGAACATCGTCGTAGTACTTGTGGAACTTGGAAATGTCCTTGGTGAGCATGTCATTTTCGCTGCGTTCAATCTTGAGCGGCGAATCGTTGTTGAGATAGTCGGCCAGCTCGGATTCGAGCTTGCGATGCTCTTGTTGGAGTTCTTTGAGTTCGAGCTCTATCGCAGCATTCTTGTCCTCGAAGCGAACTCCGAGTTTGGCATGTTCTTCGGGGTAAGTGTCTTCGTTCTGCCAAAAGCGGTCGTAGCAGTCCCAGAGGTAAGGGAAGAAGAGAGACTGAAGGTCCTCGATCTCATCAGGACGTGATCTGGGCCCAGTGCCGATGGTCTCTGCCTGGTTGCCCAAGTTGACCATCCATTCGAGCATTGCTAGGCAGTACGGCCAGTGGCTCTGACTTCCGGCAGCTGtgagcttggtcttgctgAGCTCATCGGCGGCGGGATACTTGATCTCCTTCATCAAGGTGagcacctcgtcttcaAATTTCTTACCATCAACGCCCATGACAAAGTTGGTGTCGATGCAGGTGGCATAGATGTGTTTGAACATGCCGACAAAGGCAGATTGGGTAGGCTCATGAACGCCCTTGTTGGCGTCCCATCCAGCCATTGTGAAGCCGGTGCGTTCGAGATGCTCTTTGACGGTAAGACCCATGCGCGTCTTGTAATGCTTGTCCTTGATGGGCCTTGTCTCCCTCACTCCCGATCCACCTGTGTTACCAATGTTACCAGGAGCGATAGATAGTCTTCCGACCATGGACCTCCTCGAATTTGGTGTTGCAGCTACTGCAACACTCTGGCGACCGGCAGAAGCGACGCTCTGCCTGCCTGCGTACATTCCCGAATCACCTCGACGGCCGCTCTGAGATGCCGGATGGACAGGACCGGAATGCTGCGAGCTGTGCTGAGCATCTCTAATGTTTGCGTTTGTGGCACTGACTTGACGAACCGGGTTGGATTGCTGCGGGATCATAGAAGCGCGGGGTTGAAAGGAGCCGCTGGAGAGCGTCTTTGCAGACTTGACTGCAGAGGAAGGTACAGGAAGCGCAG comes from Mycosarcoma maydis chromosome 1, whole genome shotgun sequence and encodes:
- a CDS encoding uncharacterized protein (related to kinetochore associated 2 (HEC)), with protein sequence MASASARRSTLAAIDANQNNGQIASALPVPSSAVKSAKTLSSGSFQPRASMIPQQSNPVRQVSATNANIRDAQHSSQHSGPVHPASQSGRRGDSGMYAGRQSVASAGRQSVAVAATPNSRRSMVGRLSIAPGNIGNTGGSGVRETRPIKDKHYKTRMGLTVKEHLERTGFTMAGWDANKGVHEPTQSAFVGMFKHIYATCIDTNFVMGVDGKKFEDEVLTLMKEIKYPAADELSKTKLTAAGSQSHWPYCLAMLEWMVNLGNQAETIGTGPRSRPDEIEDLQSLFFPYLWDCYDRFWQNEDTYPEEHAKLGVRFEDKNAAIELELKELQQEHRKLESELADYLNNDSPLKIERSENDMLTKDISKFHKYYDDVLVPKLDKTKKAIERLIKEIALAEKEIDDKTKRRVDLQEQVNAQEMSAEEYERMLAERNRLTKRLEVLGEQNKKAAGDGWSLEIAIAKKQADTEDRISKFNPLARSISLLPYRLASGSVIEELELTPSNPSTMLQAGVDIKGSFRRQIETLRSQEADKYRHASKKRLAMQEEYEKLQETLSEQETQLASDRERCEALSRQAAEYEKSCKTVQERYKADEGKLEKSTYETEASGSVHLQQAESRLTSLQLTAEHKEDEWNQQRSRMDEDMLNFVVLLSKMKGDVTGQLREIQAAVALKSRDD